A genomic stretch from Strix aluco isolate bStrAlu1 chromosome 12, bStrAlu1.hap1, whole genome shotgun sequence includes:
- the PAQR5 gene encoding membrane progestin receptor gamma, with protein sequence MLSLKLPRLLSINQVPKGYQEQGILFGYRPPRSSAADCLLSVFQMTNETLNIWTHFVPAWYFVWTLVGQLQGPGGREDPHAWPLLAYLLTCCIYPLASSCAHTFSTMSTHARHICYFFDYAALSMYSLGSALAYSAYVFPAEWLNSPFHHCYVPVAVLNTVVSTSLSCYSRFLEAERPRFSKASRTLAFVYPYLFDSIPLFYRFYLCAAESCTEAAILLHYKHTAFAFLTCFIFASHLPERLAPGHFDYIGHSHQVFHVCGIIGTHFQMEAITMDMAERHDQLLPPSLLPSSLQTLGAMGIGMAVSLAVIGLCSVSLRFMPEPLQREKPHGY encoded by the exons ATGCTGAGCCTCAAGTTACCCCGGCTGCTCAGCATCAACCAAGTGCCCAAG GGGTACCAGGAGCAGGGGATCCTCTTCGGGTATCGCCCCCCCCGGAGCTCGGCAGCAGATTGTCTCCTCAGCGTCTTCCAAATGACGAACGAGACCCTAAATATCTGGACGCATTTTGTGCCTGCCTG gtACTTTGTGTGGACCCTGGTGGGGCAGCTgcaggggccggggggccgggagGACCCTCATGCCTGGCCCCTCCTTGCCTACCTGCTGACCTGCTGCATCTACCCCCTCGCCTCCAGCTGCGCCCACACCTTCAGCACCATGTCCACCCACGCCCGGCACATCTGCTACTTCTTCGACTATGCGGCTCTCAGCATGTACAGCTTGG GGTCGGCGCTGGCATACTCGGCATACGTCTTCCCTGCGGAATGGCTCAACAGCCCCTTCCACCACTGTTATGTCCCCGTCGCCGTGCTGAACACTGTCGTTAGCACCAGTCTGTCCTGCTATTCCAG GTTTCTGGAGGCAGAGCGGCCCCGGTTCAGCAAGGCTTCCCGCACCCTGGCCTTCGTGTACCCGTACCTCTTCGACAGCATCCCTCTCTTCTACAGG ttctACCTGTGCGCGGCGGAGAGCTGCACGGAGGCTGCCATCCTGCTCCACTACAAGCACACCGCCTTTGCCTTCCTCACTTGCTTCATCTTCGCGAGCCATCTGCCAGAGAGACTTGCGCCAGGACACTTTGATTATATTG GGCACAGCCACCAAGTTTTCCACGTCTGCGGGATCATCGGCACGCACTTCCAGATGGAGGCCATCACGATGGACATGGCCGAGCGCCATGACCAGCTCCTGCCCCCCTCgctgcttccctcctccctccagacCCTCGGGGCGATGGGCATCGGCATGGCCGTGAGCCTGGCTGTCATTGGGCTCTGCTCCGTGTCCCTGCGCTTCATGCCAGAGCCTCTGCAGAGAGAAAAACCCCACGGGTATTAG